The proteins below come from a single Agromyces flavus genomic window:
- the bcp gene encoding thioredoxin-dependent thiol peroxidase, with the protein MTDARLAAGDLAPDFTLPDQDGNPVTLSALRGQKVVLYFYPEAMTPGCTTEACDFRDSLNSFAAAGVRVVGVSKDATAKLKTFAERDHLNFPLLSDTDLAVQQAYGAWGEKSLYGKTVTGSIRSTFVIDEDGRIEQPMYNVKATGHVARIRKELGLEA; encoded by the coding sequence ATGACCGACGCTCGACTCGCCGCCGGCGACCTCGCCCCCGACTTCACCCTTCCCGACCAGGACGGCAATCCCGTCACGCTGTCGGCGCTGCGCGGGCAGAAGGTGGTGCTCTACTTCTACCCCGAGGCCATGACGCCCGGATGCACGACCGAGGCCTGCGACTTCCGCGACAGCCTCAACTCGTTCGCGGCCGCCGGCGTGCGCGTGGTCGGCGTCTCCAAGGACGCCACGGCCAAGCTCAAGACCTTCGCCGAGCGCGACCACCTGAACTTCCCGCTGCTCTCCGACACCGACCTCGCGGTCCAGCAGGCCTACGGCGCGTGGGGCGAGAAGAGCCTCTACGGCAAGACCGTCACCGGGTCCATCCGATCGACGTTCGTCATCGACGAGGACGGCCGGATCGAGCAGCCCATGTACAACGTCAAGGCCACCGGGCACGTCGCCCGAATCCGCAAGGAGCTCGGCCTGGAGGCGTAG
- the aroA gene encoding 3-phosphoshikimate 1-carboxyvinyltransferase: MQVSRYSAPEFDPYGDQRPVEGDGGWHAPVASAPLSAHLSLPGSKSLTNRELVLAALADGPSVLHAPLWSRDSDLMVEGLRQLGTRFERIPGTGGFGDDLRVIPADELLGSTTIDCGLAGTVMRFLPPVAALALGPTTFDGDEAAYRRPMRGVIDGLRGVGVDLDDDGRGTLPFTVHGFGRVEGGELAIDASASSQFVSGLLLSAPRFERGLDLTHSGERLPSLPHIEMTIDALARRGVAVEQPAVGRWRIAPGPIAARDVDIEPDLSNAAPFLVGALVAGGSVTISGWPADTTQVGAQLADLLTRFGARVDRDADRLTVHAPPVAESGGRGIRGADLDLSEAGELVPNLVALAAFADGPSEFTGIGHIRHHETDRLAALAAELNGLGGRVTELEDGLRIEPAPLHGGEWKAYADHRMATTGAIVGLAVEGVVVDDIGSTSKTLPQFTALWEQMLG, encoded by the coding sequence ATGCAGGTATCGAGGTATTCCGCGCCCGAGTTCGACCCGTACGGCGACCAGCGCCCCGTCGAGGGCGATGGCGGATGGCACGCGCCCGTCGCCTCCGCGCCGCTCTCCGCCCACCTCTCGCTCCCCGGTTCGAAGTCGCTGACGAACCGCGAGCTCGTGCTCGCGGCGCTCGCCGACGGACCGTCCGTGCTGCACGCGCCGCTCTGGTCGCGCGACAGCGACCTCATGGTCGAGGGTCTGCGTCAGCTCGGCACGCGATTCGAGCGGATCCCGGGCACCGGCGGATTCGGCGACGACCTGCGCGTGATCCCGGCCGATGAGCTCCTCGGATCGACCACGATCGACTGCGGCCTCGCCGGCACGGTCATGCGCTTCCTCCCGCCGGTCGCGGCGCTCGCCCTCGGTCCCACGACGTTCGACGGCGACGAGGCGGCGTACCGCCGGCCGATGCGCGGGGTCATCGACGGGCTCCGCGGCGTCGGCGTCGACCTCGACGACGACGGTCGCGGCACGCTCCCGTTCACGGTGCACGGGTTCGGTCGCGTCGAGGGCGGCGAACTGGCGATCGACGCGTCGGCCTCGAGCCAGTTCGTCTCGGGCCTGCTGCTGTCGGCACCGCGCTTCGAGCGCGGCCTCGACCTCACGCACTCAGGCGAGCGCCTGCCGAGCCTCCCGCACATCGAGATGACGATCGACGCGCTCGCCCGCCGCGGGGTCGCGGTCGAGCAGCCGGCCGTCGGCCGCTGGCGCATCGCCCCGGGCCCGATCGCCGCGCGCGACGTCGATATCGAGCCCGACCTGTCGAACGCGGCACCGTTCCTCGTCGGGGCGCTCGTCGCGGGCGGCTCGGTCACGATCAGCGGATGGCCCGCCGACACGACGCAGGTGGGCGCACAGCTGGCCGATCTCCTCACGCGCTTCGGCGCCCGAGTGGATCGCGACGCCGACCGGCTCACGGTGCATGCGCCCCCCGTCGCCGAGAGCGGCGGACGCGGCATCCGCGGCGCCGATCTCGACCTGTCCGAGGCCGGCGAGCTGGTCCCCAACCTCGTGGCGCTCGCGGCGTTCGCCGACGGGCCGAGCGAGTTCACGGGCATCGGCCACATCCGCCATCACGAGACCGACCGGCTCGCGGCGCTCGCCGCCGAGTTGAACGGCCTCGGCGGTCGCGTCACCGAGCTCGAGGACGGCCTGCGGATCGAACCGGCACCGCTGCACGGCGGCGAGTGGAAGGCGTATGCCGATCACCGTATGGCCACGACCGGCGCCATCGTGGGCCTCGCCGTCGAGGGGGTCGTCGTCGACGACATCGGATCCACTTCCAAGACCCTGCCGCAGTTCACCGCGCTCTGGGAGCAGATGCTCGGATGA
- a CDS encoding sensor histidine kinase, with translation MSTLSDLVLAQGRSSQADVDWLHMLVGDLQLLADLAFADIVLWVPSGDDDFVAVAHSRPSSAATLFYRDFVGQAIRSEWKGLVAQAVSTGDIVDSSAPDWYEEMPTRVRAVPVMRRLSVTGTELAPEPVAVITRHTNLGSTRTPSRQELTFNDCAGELFQMIASGDFPDLGAPTGPRRGAPRASDGLIRLDVDGITTFASPNALSAFNRMGFDDELEGQSLADVATRLLSGKLVVDESLPLVVTGRAPWRTDVESRGVTVTLRAIPIRRRGERIGAIVLTRDVTELRHQEQELITKDATIREIHHRVKNNLQTVASLLRIQARRTHSDEAREALTQAMRRVGAIAVVHDTLSEGLSQNVDFDQVFDRALLLVAEVAAAHNTTAHPKKSGMFGVLPSEYATPLALALTELVTNAVEHGLAGQEGDVEVIAGRTDTMLTVQVRDTGSGLPEGRVGEGLGTQIVRTLIQGELGGTIDWHTVMGSGTEVTIEVPLRWITAA, from the coding sequence GTGTCGACCCTCAGTGACCTCGTCCTCGCCCAGGGGCGCAGCAGCCAGGCCGACGTCGACTGGCTGCACATGCTCGTCGGCGACCTCCAGTTGCTCGCCGACCTGGCGTTCGCCGACATCGTGCTGTGGGTGCCGTCCGGCGACGACGACTTCGTCGCGGTCGCGCACTCGCGGCCGTCGAGCGCCGCCACCCTGTTCTACCGCGACTTCGTCGGGCAGGCCATCCGCTCGGAGTGGAAGGGGCTCGTCGCCCAGGCGGTCTCCACCGGCGACATCGTCGATTCCTCGGCGCCCGACTGGTACGAGGAGATGCCCACGCGCGTGCGCGCCGTGCCGGTCATGCGGCGCCTCTCGGTCACGGGCACCGAGCTCGCGCCCGAGCCCGTCGCGGTCATCACGCGGCACACCAACCTCGGCTCCACGCGAACGCCGAGTCGCCAGGAGCTCACGTTCAACGACTGCGCGGGCGAACTGTTCCAGATGATCGCCTCGGGCGACTTCCCGGATCTCGGCGCGCCGACGGGTCCGCGCCGGGGCGCGCCGCGTGCGTCCGACGGCCTCATCCGCCTCGACGTCGACGGGATCACGACCTTCGCGAGCCCCAACGCACTCTCCGCGTTCAACCGCATGGGCTTCGACGACGAGCTCGAGGGCCAGTCGCTCGCGGATGTCGCGACCCGCCTGCTCTCGGGCAAGCTCGTCGTCGACGAGTCCCTCCCGCTCGTGGTGACCGGTCGCGCACCGTGGCGCACCGACGTCGAGTCGCGCGGGGTGACGGTGACGCTGCGGGCCATCCCGATCCGTCGCCGCGGCGAGCGGATCGGCGCGATCGTGCTCACCCGCGACGTGACCGAGCTCCGCCACCAGGAGCAGGAGCTCATCACGAAGGATGCGACGATCCGGGAGATCCACCATCGGGTCAAGAACAACCTGCAGACGGTCGCCTCGCTGCTGCGCATCCAGGCGCGGCGCACCCACTCCGACGAGGCGCGCGAGGCGTTGACGCAGGCGATGCGGAGGGTCGGCGCGATCGCGGTCGTGCACGACACGCTCTCCGAGGGCCTCAGCCAGAACGTCGACTTCGACCAGGTGTTCGATCGCGCGCTGCTGCTGGTCGCCGAGGTCGCGGCGGCGCACAACACGACCGCGCACCCCAAGAAGTCGGGCATGTTCGGCGTGCTCCCGAGCGAGTACGCCACTCCGCTCGCCCTCGCCCTCACCGAGCTGGTCACGAACGCCGTCGAGCACGGCCTCGCGGGTCAGGAGGGCGATGTCGAGGTGATCGCGGGGCGGACCGACACGATGCTGACCGTCCAGGTGCGCGACACGGGTTCGGGCCTGCCCGAGGGACGCGTCGGAGAAGGACTCGGCACGCAGATCGTGCGCACGCTCATCCAGGGCGAGCTCGGCGGCACCATCGACTGGCACACCGTCATGGGCAGCGGCACCGAGGTCACGATCGAGGTGCCCCTGCGCTGGATCACCGCGGCCTGA
- a CDS encoding helix-turn-helix domain-containing protein gives MIQHGPGDAIGRFLSVADAAEVLAVDVETVHDLIRSGELPAIRVGERGPWRIERTQLEVWIDDQYEATRRHSVWHQGEFANVVELSGARSRGIRPVD, from the coding sequence ATGATCCAACACGGCCCGGGCGATGCGATCGGCCGCTTCCTGAGCGTCGCCGACGCAGCAGAGGTGCTCGCCGTCGACGTCGAGACCGTGCACGACCTGATCCGGTCGGGTGAGCTGCCGGCCATCCGCGTCGGCGAGCGCGGCCCGTGGCGCATCGAGCGCACCCAGCTCGAGGTCTGGATCGACGACCAGTACGAGGCGACGCGTCGCCACTCGGTGTGGCACCAGGGCGAGTTCGCGAACGTCGTCGAGCTCTCCGGCGCGCGGAGCCGCGGCATCCGGCCCGTCGACTGA
- a CDS encoding WhiB family transcriptional regulator, with amino-acid sequence MDWRDKAACLTADPELFFPVGNTGPAVDQIEKAKAVCARCTVTELCLQYALETGQDSGVWGGLSEDERRALKRRAARARRAG; translated from the coding sequence ATGGATTGGCGCGACAAAGCCGCCTGCCTCACCGCCGACCCCGAACTGTTCTTCCCGGTCGGCAACACCGGTCCGGCCGTCGACCAGATCGAGAAGGCCAAGGCGGTCTGCGCCCGATGCACTGTGACCGAGCTCTGCCTCCAGTACGCCCTCGAGACCGGTCAGGACTCGGGCGTGTGGGGTGGCCTCAGCGAGGACGAGCGACGCGCCCTGAAGCGCCGTGCCGCTCGCGCCCGTCGCGCCGGCTGA
- a CDS encoding Rv3235 family protein, which produces MTARQAGAPPTAIVGTSARRLDLDDDEFARRRSGRAELPDPEPVLRNLTHCVIEVLAGARDLEQLARWVTDDVYRNLGKRVVLAARARRVKGLVAQRPAFSVGRVVIGEPVDGVVEAVVMVHQRARSRAVAIRLEGLDQRWRASVISVL; this is translated from the coding sequence ATGACCGCACGCCAGGCCGGCGCGCCCCCGACCGCCATCGTCGGGACGAGCGCACGACGCCTCGACCTCGACGACGACGAGTTCGCCCGCCGGCGCTCCGGCCGGGCCGAGCTGCCCGACCCCGAGCCCGTCCTCCGCAACCTCACGCACTGCGTCATCGAGGTGCTCGCCGGCGCGCGCGATCTCGAGCAGCTCGCGCGCTGGGTGACCGACGACGTCTACCGCAACCTCGGCAAGCGCGTGGTGCTCGCCGCGCGGGCCCGACGGGTCAAGGGCCTCGTCGCGCAGCGGCCGGCGTTCTCGGTCGGCAGGGTCGTGATCGGCGAACCCGTCGACGGCGTGGTCGAGGCGGTCGTCATGGTGCACCAGCGCGCACGTTCGCGGGCAGTCGCCATCCGGCTCGAGGGCCTCGACCAGCGCTGGCGGGCCAGCGTCATCAGCGTGCTGTAG
- a CDS encoding SAF domain-containing protein, whose amino-acid sequence MAVRSTRRERGGARIDPRLVIGVALVAGSALGVWALIEALDDTTDVVVASETLTPGSRIGADDLRVESVRLGAVAAGYMRPADVPDGGLVVVRTVRAGELVPSASVAEHDTAGLATVVIPGRGALAGEVAPGALVDVWAAAEPERGAIEPPAVLVSGAEVAAVVEADGMMSSSAPSVELLIPREKTAAVLEALAAGDVIDLVPARPAGDD is encoded by the coding sequence ATGGCGGTTCGGAGCACGCGGCGTGAGCGCGGGGGAGCGAGGATCGATCCGCGACTCGTCATCGGGGTCGCCCTGGTCGCCGGATCCGCGCTCGGCGTCTGGGCGCTGATCGAGGCGCTCGACGACACGACCGACGTCGTCGTCGCGTCCGAGACCCTGACCCCCGGGTCCCGCATCGGCGCCGACGACCTGCGGGTCGAGTCCGTGCGGCTGGGCGCGGTGGCGGCCGGATACATGCGGCCCGCCGACGTGCCCGACGGCGGTCTGGTCGTCGTGCGCACCGTCCGCGCCGGCGAGCTCGTGCCTTCAGCATCCGTGGCCGAACACGATACGGCCGGCCTGGCGACCGTGGTGATCCCCGGCCGCGGGGCGCTCGCCGGCGAGGTCGCACCCGGCGCGCTCGTCGACGTGTGGGCCGCGGCCGAGCCCGAGCGCGGTGCGATCGAACCCCCCGCGGTCCTGGTCTCGGGTGCCGAGGTGGCGGCCGTGGTCGAGGCCGACGGCATGATGTCCTCGTCGGCCCCGAGCGTCGAGCTGCTCATCCCGCGCGAGAAGACGGCCGCGGTACTCGAGGCGCTGGCCGCCGGCGACGTGATCGACCTCGTTCCCGCCCGGCCGGCGGGCGACGACTGA
- a CDS encoding AAA family ATPase: MARLAFALDPAVEDRILADLVEAGHTIVARLVGWRDVLDGLDSLGPDVVIVGAGPSTLTSELLTACDQRGIRVIALADSDRDRAQATGLGLHEVLDARADVRDLESLVSGGVPVPSRIGEGDAARPAVGASGVIAVWGPAGAPGRTTAAMNLAAELAASGHSVALVDADPYGGAIAPALGLLDETPGFASACRLAGTGALDRAELERIAQRYSSPRASFDVYTGLVGPSRWPELTHDRVAGALQAMRVRFEYVVVDVGFSLERDEELTSDAFAPRRNAATFAALAAADRVVAIGLADPVGLARLLRGHAELVELVEPERVDVVVNRVRASALGIDAHAQVRQTLRRFAGLADATLLPHDGRAADAAILTARTLRDAAPRSPLRAALRSYVDGHLLPAPEPRRRTAALTGWRRRPAAA; this comes from the coding sequence ATGGCCCGGCTCGCCTTCGCCCTCGATCCCGCGGTCGAGGACCGCATCCTCGCCGACCTGGTCGAGGCGGGGCACACGATCGTCGCGCGACTGGTCGGTTGGCGCGACGTGCTCGATGGGCTCGACTCGCTCGGTCCCGATGTCGTGATCGTCGGCGCCGGGCCCTCCACCCTGACATCCGAGCTGCTCACCGCCTGCGACCAGCGTGGGATCCGCGTGATCGCGCTGGCCGACTCCGACCGCGACCGCGCCCAGGCCACCGGGCTCGGCCTGCACGAGGTGCTCGATGCCCGCGCCGACGTCCGCGACCTCGAGTCGCTCGTCTCCGGCGGCGTGCCGGTCCCGTCGCGCATCGGCGAGGGTGATGCGGCACGACCGGCCGTCGGCGCCTCCGGTGTGATCGCCGTCTGGGGCCCGGCCGGGGCGCCCGGGCGCACCACGGCGGCCATGAACCTGGCGGCCGAGCTCGCGGCATCCGGCCACTCGGTCGCCCTCGTCGACGCCGACCCGTACGGCGGAGCGATCGCGCCGGCGCTCGGCCTGCTCGACGAAACGCCCGGATTCGCCTCGGCCTGCCGGCTGGCGGGCACCGGCGCGCTCGACCGCGCCGAGCTCGAGCGGATCGCCCAGCGCTACTCGTCGCCGCGCGCCTCGTTCGACGTCTACACCGGGCTGGTGGGACCCAGCCGCTGGCCCGAGCTCACGCACGACCGTGTCGCCGGCGCGTTGCAGGCGATGCGCGTGCGGTTCGAGTACGTGGTGGTCGACGTCGGGTTCAGCCTCGAACGCGACGAGGAGCTCACGAGCGATGCGTTCGCGCCTCGCCGGAACGCCGCCACCTTCGCGGCCCTGGCCGCCGCCGACCGTGTCGTCGCGATCGGGCTCGCCGACCCCGTCGGCCTCGCGCGACTCCTGCGCGGTCACGCCGAGCTGGTCGAGCTGGTCGAACCCGAGCGCGTCGATGTCGTGGTGAACCGGGTCCGGGCCAGTGCCCTCGGCATCGACGCGCACGCGCAGGTCCGCCAGACCCTGCGCCGATTCGCGGGTCTCGCCGACGCGACGCTGCTGCCGCACGACGGCAGGGCCGCTGATGCCGCGATCCTCACCGCGCGCACGCTTCGCGATGCCGCGCCGCGCTCGCCGCTTCGTGCGGCCCTCCGCTCGTACGTCGACGGGCACCTCCTTCCGGCGCCCGAGCCGCGCCGGAGGACTGCAGCGCTCACCGGGTGGCGACGCCGACCCGCGGCCGCCTGA
- the rsgA gene encoding ribosome small subunit-dependent GTPase A — MSWWETDDDEDEPEYDESDVRVRPNRRGSRPRTKVRPEHADAVMGVVLGVDRGRYTVIVDEGGPDEREITAARASELRRKSVVTGDRVDLVGDTSGEEGSLARIVRIQDRTTLLRRSADDTDAVERVIVANADQMLIVIAAANPEPRVRLVDRYLVAAYDAGIAPLVCVTKTDLADPAPFLANFAGLDLPVFLSRADDMPIGEITDRLVGHRTVFVGHSGVGKSTLVNALVPDANRATGHVNVVTGRGRHTSSSTVSLRLHDGDRTGWVIDTPGVRSFGLGHVDPANILGAFADLARVAEDCPRGCTHLPDSPDCAIIEAVEAGELGEAGRVRLDSLQRLLATFA, encoded by the coding sequence ATGAGCTGGTGGGAGACGGACGACGACGAGGACGAGCCCGAATACGACGAGTCCGACGTCCGCGTCCGTCCCAACCGACGCGGCAGCCGGCCCCGCACCAAGGTGCGTCCCGAACATGCCGACGCCGTCATGGGCGTCGTGCTCGGCGTCGACCGCGGCCGCTACACGGTCATCGTCGACGAGGGCGGCCCCGACGAGCGGGAGATCACGGCGGCGCGCGCGAGCGAGCTGCGCCGCAAGTCGGTCGTCACCGGCGACCGGGTCGACCTCGTCGGCGACACCTCCGGTGAGGAGGGCTCGCTCGCGCGAATCGTCCGGATCCAGGACCGGACGACCCTCCTGCGCCGCAGCGCCGATGACACCGACGCCGTCGAACGCGTGATCGTGGCGAACGCCGACCAGATGCTCATCGTGATCGCCGCCGCCAACCCCGAACCGCGCGTGCGGCTCGTCGACCGATATCTCGTCGCCGCGTACGACGCGGGCATCGCGCCGCTCGTGTGCGTCACGAAGACCGACCTCGCCGACCCCGCGCCGTTCCTGGCCAACTTCGCCGGTCTCGACCTCCCGGTGTTCCTCAGCCGGGCCGACGACATGCCGATCGGCGAGATCACCGACCGGCTCGTGGGCCACCGCACCGTCTTCGTCGGACACTCGGGCGTGGGCAAGTCCACGCTCGTGAACGCCCTCGTGCCCGATGCCAACCGTGCGACCGGGCACGTCAACGTGGTCACCGGGCGCGGACGGCACACGTCGTCGTCGACCGTCTCGCTCCGCCTCCACGACGGCGATCGCACGGGCTGGGTGATCGACACGCCGGGCGTGCGCTCGTTCGGCCTGGGCCACGTGGACCCGGCGAACATCCTCGGCGCGTTCGCGGACCTCGCGCGCGTGGCCGAGGACTGCCCGCGCGGCTGCACCCACCTGCCGGACTCGCCCGACTGCGCCATCATCGAGGCGGTCGAGGCCGGCGAGCTCGGCGAGGCGGGGCGCGTGCGGCTCGACTCGCTGCAGCGGTTGCTCGCGACCTTCGCGTGA
- the secA gene encoding preprotein translocase subunit SecA, which translates to MASILEKVLRVGEGRTLKRLENYAAAINALEDDFRALSDDELKHETVELRERYGNGESLDDLLPEAFAAVREASRRTLGLRHFDVQLMGGAALHLGNIAEMKTGEGKTLVATTAAYLNALTSRGVHVVTVNDFLASYQSELMGRVFRALGMTTGCIVAGQTPAVRREQYAADITYGTNNEFGFDYLRDNMAWQAADMVQRGHYFAIVDEVDSILIDEARTPLIISGPASGEANRWFTEFASLATRLVPAEDYEVDEKKRTVGVLEPGIEKVEDYLGIDNLYESANTPLISFLNNSIKAKALFKRDKDYVVMNGEVLIVDEHTGRILVGRRYNEGIHQAIEAKEGVQVKAENQTLATVTLQNYFRLYDKLSGMTGTAETEAAEFMSTYKLGVVPIPTNKPMVRLDQPDLVYKNEEAKFAQVVEDIVERHKNGQPVLVGTTSVEKSEYLSRLLAKKGVRHEVLNAKNHAREAAIVAQAGRFGAVTVATNMAGRGTDIMLGGNAEFIAVQRMHERGLSPVDTPEEYEAAWDAVFDQTKAETAKEGEKVLAAGGLYVLGTERHESRRIDNQLRGRSGRQGDPGESRFYLSLTDDLMRLFNAGAAESLMSRGVPDDVAIESKVVTRAIRSAQSQVEARNAEIRKNVLKYDDVLNRQREAIYSDRRHILEGDDLHDRVQQFLEQVIDEVLDEHTADGNPDEWDFDALWAELKTLYPIGITIDEVVAEAGEKGRINRDFVRREILSDAKLAYQRREEQLGSPAMRELERRVVLSVIDRRWRDHLYEMDYLKDGIGLRAMAQRDPLVEYQREGYGMFQQMMGSIREETIGFLFNLEVEVAAQPGVGGPRIEAKGLQRPAAPAEKLSYTAPSDSGGVEVRNQRGQLQQAATQRARRAVAQAQQPQQGQQPQQAPQQPAARGAFGQRTDGGAPAPGNRAERRAQERKR; encoded by the coding sequence GTGGCTTCGATTCTGGAAAAGGTCCTCCGCGTCGGCGAGGGTCGCACGCTCAAGCGGCTCGAGAACTACGCCGCCGCGATCAACGCCCTCGAAGACGACTTCCGGGCGCTGTCCGACGACGAGCTCAAGCACGAGACCGTCGAGCTGCGCGAGCGCTACGGCAACGGCGAGTCGCTCGACGACCTCCTGCCCGAGGCGTTCGCCGCGGTCCGCGAGGCGAGCCGTCGCACGCTCGGCCTGCGCCACTTCGACGTGCAGCTCATGGGCGGGGCGGCGCTGCACCTCGGCAACATCGCCGAGATGAAGACCGGTGAGGGCAAGACGCTGGTCGCCACGACGGCGGCCTACCTGAACGCGCTGACCAGCCGCGGCGTGCACGTCGTGACCGTCAACGACTTCCTCGCGAGCTACCAGTCCGAGCTCATGGGCCGCGTCTTCCGCGCCCTGGGCATGACCACCGGATGCATCGTGGCCGGCCAGACGCCGGCGGTCCGCCGCGAGCAGTACGCGGCCGACATCACGTACGGCACCAACAACGAGTTCGGCTTCGACTACCTGCGCGACAACATGGCGTGGCAGGCGGCCGACATGGTGCAGCGCGGCCACTACTTCGCGATCGTCGACGAGGTCGACTCGATCCTCATCGACGAGGCGCGCACGCCGCTCATCATCTCCGGTCCGGCCTCGGGCGAGGCGAACCGCTGGTTCACCGAGTTCGCGAGCCTCGCCACCCGGCTCGTGCCCGCTGAGGACTACGAGGTCGACGAGAAGAAGCGCACCGTCGGCGTGCTCGAGCCCGGCATCGAGAAGGTCGAGGACTACCTCGGCATCGACAACCTCTACGAGTCGGCGAACACTCCGCTGATCTCGTTCCTCAACAACTCGATCAAGGCCAAGGCGCTCTTCAAGCGCGACAAGGACTACGTCGTCATGAACGGCGAGGTGCTCATCGTCGACGAGCACACCGGCCGTATCCTCGTGGGCCGCCGCTACAACGAGGGCATCCACCAGGCCATCGAGGCCAAGGAGGGCGTGCAGGTCAAGGCCGAGAACCAGACGCTCGCGACCGTCACGCTGCAGAACTACTTCCGGCTCTACGACAAGCTCTCCGGCATGACCGGCACGGCCGAGACCGAGGCCGCCGAGTTCATGTCCACCTACAAGCTCGGCGTGGTGCCCATCCCGACCAACAAGCCGATGGTGCGCCTCGACCAGCCCGACCTCGTCTACAAGAACGAGGAGGCGAAGTTCGCGCAGGTCGTCGAGGACATCGTCGAGCGCCACAAGAACGGCCAGCCGGTGCTCGTCGGTACCACGAGCGTCGAGAAGAGCGAGTACCTCTCGCGCCTGCTCGCCAAGAAGGGCGTGCGCCACGAGGTGCTCAACGCCAAGAATCACGCTCGCGAGGCCGCGATCGTCGCCCAGGCCGGACGGTTCGGCGCGGTCACCGTCGCGACCAACATGGCCGGCCGCGGCACCGACATCATGCTCGGCGGCAACGCCGAGTTCATCGCCGTGCAGCGCATGCACGAGCGCGGCCTCAGCCCCGTCGACACGCCCGAGGAGTACGAGGCGGCGTGGGACGCCGTCTTCGACCAGACCAAGGCCGAGACGGCGAAGGAGGGCGAGAAGGTCCTCGCCGCCGGCGGCCTCTACGTGCTCGGCACCGAGCGGCACGAGTCGCGTCGCATCGACAACCAGCTGCGCGGTCGCTCCGGTCGTCAGGGCGACCCCGGCGAGAGCCGGTTCTACCTCTCGCTCACCGACGACCTCATGCGGCTCTTCAACGCCGGGGCCGCCGAGAGCCTGATGTCGCGCGGCGTGCCCGACGACGTGGCCATCGAGTCGAAGGTCGTCACGCGCGCCATCCGCTCGGCGCAGTCGCAGGTCGAGGCGCGCAACGCCGAGATCCGCAAGAACGTGCTGAAGTACGACGACGTCCTCAACCGCCAGCGCGAGGCGATCTACTCCGACCGCCGCCACATCCTCGAGGGCGACGACCTGCACGACCGCGTGCAGCAGTTCCTCGAGCAGGTCATCGACGAGGTGCTCGACGAGCACACCGCCGACGGCAACCCCGACGAGTGGGACTTCGACGCCCTGTGGGCCGAGCTGAAGACGCTCTACCCGATCGGCATCACGATCGACGAGGTGGTCGCCGAGGCCGGCGAGAAGGGCCGCATCAACCGCGACTTCGTGCGTCGCGAGATCCTCTCCGATGCGAAGCTCGCCTACCAGCGGCGCGAGGAGCAGCTCGGCAGCCCGGCCATGCGCGAGCTCGAGCGTCGCGTCGTGCTGTCGGTGATCGACCGGCGTTGGCGCGACCACCTCTATGAGATGGACTACCTCAAGGACGGCATCGGCCTCCGAGCCATGGCGCAGCGCGACCCGCTGGTCGAGTACCAGCGCGAGGGCTACGGGATGTTCCAGCAGATGATGGGCTCCATCCGCGAGGAGACCATCGGGTTCCTCTTCAACCTCGAGGTCGAGGTCGCGGCGCAGCCCGGCGTCGGCGGACCGCGCATCGAGGCGAAGGGACTCCAGCGTCCCGCCGCTCCGGCCGAGAAGCTCAGCTACACCGCGCCGAGCGATTCGGGCGGCGTCGAGGTGCGCAACCAGCGCGGCCAGCTCCAGCAGGCCGCGACGCAGCGCGCACGCCGCGCGGTCGCCCAGGCCCAGCAGCCGCAGCAGGGCCAGCAGCCCCAGCAGGCGCCGCAGCAGCCGGCCGCCCGTGGAGCGTTCGGCCAGCGGACCGACGGCGGCGCGCCGGCGCCGGGGAACCGCGCCGAGCGCCGGGCGCAGGAGCGCAAGCGCTGA